The following coding sequences lie in one Flagellimonas eckloniae genomic window:
- a CDS encoding TRAP transporter small permease, which yields MKKLIERILKLGTLVSTFGFLSATLTQIYARFLMDSAPSWTEEASRFFFVYAMSFAAGLAMKDDYYVSLDIFYNKLKTKHQQIVDVLISLSIFVLFSIVGIFALQYVALGIPESSPSLGAPMAIAFTSIVVMSLSICIYAFYSLKTNLKKTK from the coding sequence ATGAAAAAACTCATTGAACGCATACTGAAACTTGGAACCCTTGTTAGCACCTTTGGGTTTTTAAGTGCAACATTGACACAAATTTATGCAAGGTTTTTAATGGATAGCGCACCGTCTTGGACAGAGGAAGCTTCACGTTTCTTTTTTGTGTATGCAATGAGTTTTGCAGCTGGATTGGCAATGAAGGATGACTATTATGTGAGTTTGGATATATTTTACAACAAATTAAAAACCAAACACCAACAAATCGTAGATGTCCTCATTTCCCTCTCAATTTTTGTGCTGTTTTCTATTGTTGGGATTTTTGCATTGCAGTACGTTGCTTTGGGAATCCCTGAAAGTTCGCCTAGCTTGGGTGCACCCATGGCCATTGCATTTACAAGTATTGTTGTAATGTCTTTATCTATTTGCATTTATGCATTTTACAGTTTAAAAACCAACCTCAAAAAAACCAAATGA
- a CDS encoding cyclase family protein, whose amino-acid sequence MKKALLIAVLLIPFIALQAQSKEEGPWWPHPIWGEGDQAGASNWITPEKIVQSFKLVETGKIYELGQVYEAGMPLFGKRIYEMRSPGAPSGGPVGENNLIFNEELLITEIGQVGTQFDGPGHVGAQMKFDNGSIKDVYYNGFTGEEIYDSAGLKKLGVEHIKPIITKGFLIDIAGYKNLTVLPNSYEVTVDDVKGALKKQGIKESDIENGDVLLFRFGWATLWNAPEAYNKNPPGIGLEVAQWVVDKNVTMVGSDQFGTEVIPNSNSDLEAPVHQFLIAQNGVFNLENLNLEELASDKTYNFLFIFTPIRFKGATGSPGRPIAIK is encoded by the coding sequence ATGAAAAAAGCACTATTAATTGCGGTGTTATTGATTCCATTCATAGCGCTTCAGGCCCAGAGCAAAGAAGAAGGACCTTGGTGGCCACACCCAATCTGGGGTGAAGGTGATCAAGCCGGAGCATCAAATTGGATTACTCCTGAAAAAATAGTACAATCATTCAAATTGGTAGAAACTGGAAAGATATATGAACTTGGACAAGTTTACGAAGCTGGAATGCCCCTTTTTGGCAAAAGAATCTATGAAATGAGAAGTCCAGGAGCACCAAGTGGTGGACCAGTAGGTGAAAATAACCTCATCTTTAATGAAGAACTTTTGATAACCGAAATTGGTCAAGTGGGCACACAGTTTGATGGCCCAGGACATGTTGGCGCTCAGATGAAATTTGATAATGGTTCAATCAAAGATGTCTATTATAACGGATTTACAGGAGAAGAAATATATGATAGTGCAGGACTTAAAAAGCTTGGAGTGGAGCATATAAAGCCGATAATTACCAAAGGTTTTCTAATTGATATTGCCGGATATAAAAATCTCACCGTTCTTCCCAATAGCTATGAAGTAACTGTTGATGACGTTAAAGGTGCTCTTAAAAAACAAGGGATAAAAGAAAGTGATATTGAAAATGGAGATGTTCTATTATTTCGATTTGGATGGGCAACACTTTGGAATGCCCCAGAAGCGTATAACAAAAATCCACCAGGCATAGGATTAGAAGTTGCTCAATGGGTGGTGGACAAAAATGTGACAATGGTAGGATCTGACCAATTTGGGACAGAGGTTATACCCAATTCAAATTCAGATTTGGAAGCTCCCGTACACCAATTTCTGATCGCTCAAAATGGCGTTTTTAATTTGGAAAACCTTAATCTTGAAGAATTGGCTTCGGATAAGACTTATAATTTCCTATTCATTTTTACCCCTATAAGATTTAAGGGAGCAACGGGTTCACCCGGTCGTCCCATCGCCATTAAATAG
- a CDS encoding TRAP transporter substrate-binding protein: MQRIALFGLFFVFFFLGCQEKEEPEFLLRASHLVNENHTWYQAFEYFAAQIEERSNGRIKVENYHSEQLAKEIEAIRLIQAGVIDMTTTGSMLNNWIEIVAFSEMPFLLRDSIDMQNLINGPIGQKIDSEMRTKTGLRTMGYFQRGPRHLTSNRAIKHPDDLKGLIIRVPSVPSFVTAWEALGAKPTPMAFSEVFTSLQQGTIQAQENPFAMINSAGFSEVQKYINLTAHVVSWTYPVIGEKQYQSFPDDLKKIFDECAAEMVHYEHRLFINNEKSVQQELKDKGMTLIEVDKDAFNQKCSDALFNSLSPEMKKIYYQVQEMKKQRDEKTH, translated from the coding sequence ATGCAAAGAATAGCACTATTTGGCCTTTTTTTCGTTTTCTTTTTTTTGGGCTGCCAAGAAAAAGAAGAGCCTGAATTTTTGCTGAGGGCAAGCCACTTGGTCAATGAAAACCATACCTGGTACCAAGCCTTTGAATATTTTGCGGCACAAATAGAGGAGCGTTCCAATGGTAGAATAAAGGTTGAAAATTATCACTCAGAACAACTGGCCAAAGAAATAGAGGCAATTCGGCTTATTCAAGCTGGGGTAATAGACATGACCACTACAGGTTCCATGCTTAACAATTGGATTGAAATTGTTGCATTTAGTGAAATGCCCTTTTTATTAAGGGATTCCATAGACATGCAAAACCTTATCAATGGTCCTATCGGACAAAAGATTGATAGTGAAATGCGAACCAAAACTGGGTTAAGAACCATGGGGTATTTTCAGAGAGGACCCAGGCACCTTACCTCAAATAGAGCCATCAAGCATCCAGATGATTTAAAAGGCCTTATTATACGTGTTCCAAGTGTACCCTCATTTGTAACAGCGTGGGAAGCCTTAGGAGCAAAACCAACTCCCATGGCATTTTCTGAGGTATTTACCTCCTTGCAGCAAGGAACCATTCAAGCTCAAGAAAATCCTTTTGCAATGATCAATAGCGCGGGATTTTCAGAGGTGCAAAAATATATTAACCTGACAGCACATGTTGTAAGCTGGACCTATCCTGTAATTGGTGAAAAGCAATATCAATCTTTTCCTGATGACCTAAAGAAAATATTTGACGAGTGCGCTGCCGAAATGGTACACTATGAACATCGACTTTTTATCAACAATGAAAAAAGTGTACAGCAAGAGTTGAAAGACAAGGGAATGACCCTTATTGAGGTTGACAAAGATGCTTTTAACCAGAAGTGTAGTGATGCCCTATTTAATAGCTTGTCTCCAGAAATGAAAAAAATATACTACCAAGTTCAAGAAATGAAAAAGCAAAGAGATGAAAAAACTCATTGA
- a CDS encoding TRAP transporter large permease — protein sequence MIAVLILVFIVCLVLRFPIAFSLGISCLAYVLVKGIPLVILPAKMYSGIDVFILLSVPGFILSGNLMNAGGLTEKIIAFCNHLMGHIRGGLALANIGTSMLFAGISGTAISDTASIGAVIIPAMKKEGYEAGFSCAVTASSSTVGPIIPPSVPMIIAATLSGLSVGRLFLAGAIPGLLLGMGMMGVAYYISKKRKYPKHPRSSFKQVAKGFLDTFWSLLMTFIILFGIVGGIFTPTEASIIAVLYALLIGTFVYKKLNLKNIQHIVLDSMKTSASLMVLIGFANLFGWILLTERLPQVISEGILDFSNNKFVVLLLINILLIFVGTFMETIAALLVLFPILLKVALAVGVDPIHFAVIAVLNLMIGLTTPPVGICLFVSSSIGKVSMTEVSKSSLPFLGISFLVLILVTLFPEISLFLPKLFMD from the coding sequence ATGATAGCAGTTCTGATACTAGTTTTTATTGTTTGTCTTGTCCTCAGGTTTCCAATTGCTTTTTCATTGGGAATATCCTGTTTGGCCTATGTTCTGGTAAAGGGAATACCTTTAGTTATACTTCCAGCCAAGATGTATTCTGGAATCGATGTATTTATTCTTCTGAGCGTCCCTGGTTTTATTTTATCCGGAAATCTGATGAATGCAGGAGGGTTAACGGAAAAAATCATAGCGTTTTGCAATCACCTTATGGGGCATATTCGAGGTGGGTTGGCTTTGGCAAATATTGGAACTTCCATGCTCTTTGCTGGAATTTCTGGAACAGCCATTTCCGATACGGCAAGTATAGGTGCTGTTATAATTCCAGCCATGAAAAAAGAAGGCTATGAGGCTGGTTTTTCATGTGCTGTAACAGCCTCATCTTCCACCGTTGGGCCAATTATTCCTCCTAGTGTCCCTATGATCATAGCTGCAACATTAAGTGGTTTGTCTGTTGGCCGATTGTTCCTTGCAGGAGCTATTCCAGGTTTATTATTGGGTATGGGAATGATGGGAGTTGCGTATTACATCTCAAAAAAAAGAAAATATCCAAAACACCCAAGAAGTAGTTTTAAGCAGGTAGCCAAAGGTTTTTTAGATACATTTTGGTCACTTTTAATGACTTTTATAATCCTCTTTGGAATTGTTGGTGGCATCTTCACCCCTACCGAAGCTTCAATTATAGCTGTTTTATATGCATTGCTAATAGGCACATTCGTTTATAAAAAACTCAACCTAAAAAATATTCAGCACATTGTTCTGGATTCGATGAAGACCTCTGCCTCACTGATGGTCTTAATCGGATTTGCCAATTTATTTGGCTGGATCTTGCTTACAGAAAGACTTCCTCAAGTAATTTCCGAAGGGATACTTGATTTTTCAAACAATAAATTTGTGGTCTTACTCTTGATAAACATATTGTTGATATTCGTGGGAACCTTTATGGAAACCATTGCAGCACTATTGGTTCTTTTTCCAATCTTGTTGAAAGTTGCATTGGCCGTTGGAGTAGACCCAATTCATTTTGCGGTAATCGCTGTGCTCAATCTTATGATTGGCTTGACAACACCACCAGTAGGTATCTGTTTATTTGTTTCATCAAGCATAGGAAAAGTTTCAATGACCGAGGTCAGTAAATCCAGTCTTCCCTTTCTGGGGATATCATTCCTGGTTTTAATTCTCGTTACCCTTTTCCCTGAGATTTCATTGTTCTTGCCTAAATTATTTATGGATTAG
- a CDS encoding solute:sodium symporter family transporter has product MLLTLLGFFGFTFFVIFYTIYKLRKDNFKTGKEYFLAGKSLTGPIIAGSMILTNISTEHLIGMNGSSYKNGIIVIAWEVTSAIALVIAAIFFLPRFIRMGLTTIPEFLEKRFDGITRSVVALLLMLSFVVTLLPIVLYTGAINIESVFNFSELFNITKSEGLLYTVLAIGVIGSLYAIFGGLKAVAYSDTLNGIGLMLGGLLIPAIALYQIGKGNVFDGLSTVYDFAPDKFDIIGAPDSVLPFSVLFTGLMINQIYFWGMNQSIIQRAFGAKNLVEAQKGLIYTGVLKLFVPLIIVLPGLIAFYYFKDAYYETPDLIYPMLVKKVLPAYLYGFFAAVILGAVLSTFNSVLNSASTVFCYDIYKKLINKSVSDEKLVYYGKMVSIILAIVAIAVAPLVAYAPDGLYFLLQELNGIFFIPISSVILAGIFVKQVNAKGAKAGLFFGFAFYILATFILEVNIHFVHLWGIEFVLNFIIMLAVSKMYPSKDYEDTIEQDTSDKSWRWVNVSGIVLIALTILIYILLS; this is encoded by the coding sequence ATGTTATTGACACTCCTCGGTTTTTTTGGTTTTACTTTTTTCGTGATTTTTTACACGATTTATAAATTACGCAAGGACAATTTTAAAACTGGAAAGGAGTACTTTTTAGCAGGAAAAAGCCTTACGGGGCCTATTATTGCAGGTTCCATGATTCTTACCAATATTTCCACGGAACATTTGATAGGAATGAATGGGAGTTCCTATAAAAATGGAATTATAGTCATTGCTTGGGAGGTTACTTCAGCAATTGCTCTGGTGATAGCTGCCATTTTTTTTCTTCCCCGTTTTATTCGCATGGGGCTTACCACAATTCCGGAGTTTCTTGAAAAACGTTTTGACGGAATTACAAGATCCGTTGTTGCATTATTATTGATGCTTTCCTTTGTAGTTACGCTACTTCCAATAGTTCTTTACACTGGGGCAATAAACATAGAAAGCGTTTTTAATTTTTCTGAACTGTTCAACATTACCAAAAGCGAAGGCCTTTTATATACCGTTTTGGCAATAGGAGTAATTGGTTCCTTATATGCAATTTTTGGTGGTTTAAAAGCAGTTGCCTATTCCGATACGTTAAATGGCATAGGCCTTATGTTGGGTGGATTGTTGATTCCGGCCATAGCATTGTACCAAATAGGAAAAGGTAATGTATTTGATGGTTTAAGTACAGTATATGATTTTGCTCCAGATAAATTTGACATTATTGGAGCACCAGATTCGGTATTACCATTTTCAGTTTTATTTACCGGGCTAATGATCAACCAAATTTATTTCTGGGGAATGAACCAGTCCATTATCCAAAGAGCCTTTGGGGCAAAAAACCTAGTTGAGGCGCAAAAAGGCCTAATCTATACGGGTGTTTTAAAACTGTTTGTGCCATTGATAATCGTATTGCCCGGATTGATTGCCTTTTACTATTTTAAAGACGCTTACTACGAAACACCAGACCTTATTTATCCAATGTTGGTAAAAAAGGTATTGCCAGCTTATTTATATGGTTTTTTCGCAGCGGTAATCTTGGGAGCAGTTCTTAGTACTTTCAACAGTGTTTTAAATTCTGCATCCACAGTTTTCTGTTATGACATCTATAAAAAGCTGATCAATAAAAGTGTTAGTGATGAAAAACTGGTTTATTATGGTAAAATGGTATCCATAATATTGGCCATTGTTGCTATTGCAGTTGCTCCATTAGTGGCCTATGCCCCAGATGGTCTTTATTTTTTACTTCAGGAATTGAATGGAATCTTTTTTATTCCAATCTCCTCCGTAATCCTGGCCGGTATCTTTGTTAAACAGGTAAATGCAAAAGGAGCCAAGGCTGGATTGTTTTTTGGTTTTGCATTTTACATACTTGCAACATTTATCTTAGAAGTCAACATCCATTTTGTTCATCTTTGGGGAATAGAGTTTGTCCTGAACTTTATTATTATGTTAGCGGTATCCAAAATGTATCCGAGTAAAGACTATGAAGATACCATTGAACAAGATACTAGTGATAAAAGCTGGCGATGGGTCAATGTTTCGGGTATAGTTTTAATAGCACTCACCATTCTAATTTACATTCTCCTATCATAA